In a single window of the Leisingera daeponensis DSM 23529 genome:
- the dapD gene encoding 2,3,4,5-tetrahydropyridine-2,6-dicarboxylate N-succinyltransferase, whose protein sequence is MSNAQLEAAIEAAWEARDTITPATTGEQRDAIEDTLNALDSGKLRVAEKLANGDWHVNQWAKKAVLLGFRIKDMEIHEGGPQAGGWWDKVDSKFAGWGEADWKSAGFRAVPNCVVRKSAYIAPGAVLMPSFVNLGAYVDEGTMVDTWATVGSCAQIGKNVHLSGGVGIGGVLEPMQAGPTIIEDNCFIGARSEVVEGCIVREGSVLGMGVFIGKSTKIVDRETGEVMYGEVPPYSVVVAGSMPSKNNISLYCAVIVKRVDEKTRSKTGINELLRD, encoded by the coding sequence ATGTCCAACGCCCAGCTGGAAGCAGCGATCGAAGCCGCCTGGGAGGCGCGCGACACCATCACCCCCGCCACCACCGGCGAACAGCGCGACGCCATCGAAGATACCCTGAACGCGCTGGATTCAGGCAAGCTGCGGGTGGCTGAAAAGCTGGCGAACGGCGACTGGCATGTAAACCAGTGGGCCAAGAAGGCGGTGCTGCTGGGCTTCCGCATCAAGGACATGGAAATCCACGAAGGCGGCCCGCAGGCCGGCGGCTGGTGGGACAAGGTCGACAGCAAGTTTGCCGGCTGGGGCGAGGCAGACTGGAAATCCGCAGGCTTCCGCGCGGTGCCGAACTGCGTGGTCCGGAAATCCGCCTATATTGCCCCCGGCGCGGTGCTGATGCCCTCCTTCGTGAACCTCGGCGCCTATGTCGATGAGGGCACCATGGTCGATACCTGGGCCACCGTCGGCTCCTGCGCTCAGATCGGCAAAAACGTCCACCTGTCAGGCGGCGTCGGCATCGGCGGCGTGCTGGAGCCGATGCAGGCCGGCCCCACCATCATCGAGGACAACTGCTTTATCGGCGCCCGTTCCGAGGTGGTGGAAGGCTGCATCGTGCGTGAAGGATCGGTTCTGGGCATGGGCGTGTTCATCGGCAAGTCGACCAAGATCGTCGACCGCGAGACCGGGGAAGTGATGTACGGCGAAGTGCCGCCTTACTCGGTGGTTGTCGCAGGCTCGATGCCGTCGAAGAACAACATCAGCCTCTACTGCGCGGTGATCGTGAAGCGCGTTGATGAGAAGACCCGCTCCAAGACCGGCATCAACGAGCTGCTGCGCGACTGA